One genomic window of Candidatus Minimicrobia sp. QA0096 includes the following:
- the atpB gene encoding F0F1 ATP synthase subunit A yields the protein MIDYMASAGPHISVKVDEVFNVAGVSITNSHLMGFLGLIVLVWAMFRTRAAVLGKKKHNFITRLIQWTFDGLYNTVCQVIPDRKWARKVAPLCITLFFFIVAQYWLGLLPIVGPITIGEHHTPLFRGGVADLNMTFGLAIVTIVAAQIYAFKYLGFKGNLGRYFVNPLRDPIMSFVGILELVAEFSRMLGLSFRLFGNVLAGEILLAIIAYMTKFLSPVALQPFYFFELFIGGIQAYIFFMLSTVFISLGLAHHDSHEPIDEVHSSVETNKLATSESD from the coding sequence ATGATCGATTATATGGCAAGCGCTGGTCCGCATATTTCAGTAAAGGTTGACGAAGTTTTCAATGTCGCTGGCGTGTCTATTACGAATTCACACTTGATGGGATTCTTGGGATTGATTGTACTAGTGTGGGCAATGTTTCGTACTCGTGCGGCGGTTTTAGGTAAAAAGAAGCATAATTTTATTACAAGACTAATTCAGTGGACGTTCGACGGACTTTATAATACAGTTTGCCAAGTCATTCCGGACCGAAAATGGGCGCGTAAGGTTGCTCCGCTTTGTATTACACTATTTTTCTTTATCGTTGCGCAGTACTGGCTGGGACTTTTGCCGATCGTTGGTCCAATTACAATTGGCGAGCATCACACCCCACTGTTCCGCGGTGGAGTTGCGGATCTTAATATGACTTTCGGCTTGGCAATCGTAACGATTGTCGCGGCTCAGATTTACGCGTTTAAATATCTTGGCTTTAAGGGCAATTTGGGGCGATATTTCGTTAACCCGCTGCGCGATCCAATCATGTCATTTGTCGGCATTTTGGAATTGGTGGCTGAATTTTCGCGAATGCTGGGACTTAGTTTCCGCCTATTTGGTAACGTTTTGGCTGGCGAAATTCTCTTGGCGATTATCGCTTACATGACGAAGTTTTTGTCGCCCGTAGCTCTGCAACCATTCTATTTCTTTGAGTTATTTATCGGCGGTATTCAGGCGTATATTTTCTTTATGCTATCAACTGTGTTTATTTCCCTGGGGCTGGCTCACCATGATTCACACGAGCCAATTGATGAAGTTCACTCCTCTGTTGAAACTAATAAATTAGCAACATCAGAGAGTGATTAA
- a CDS encoding H(+)-transporting ATPase, whose product MEALAFTLTYAIPAAFAAIGAAIVGAAAMNAAGRNPEKINDLRTMMILGISFIDAIAIIGFVAAIVGKVM is encoded by the coding sequence ATGGAAGCATTAGCATTCACACTTACCTACGCAATCCCAGCTGCATTTGCTGCAATCGGCGCTGCAATCGTTGGCGCAGCAGCTATGAACGCCGCTGGTCGTAACCCAGAAAAAATCAACGATCTACGTACAATGATGATCTTGGGCATTTCATTCATCGACGCTATTGCTATTATCGGTTTCGTCGCAGCAATCGTCGGCAAAGTTATGTAG
- the atpF gene encoding F0F1 ATP synthase subunit B, whose amino-acid sequence MEKILTQFANSGASEKAGLFDSLGIDWALLAFQTVAFLILLFVLRKFVYPPMMEMLVKREKDLKAADAAAKSAKENADRAEEMTAEMMRKARAQASDIVASAREEATEVVEEAAKKATAKSEALIKEAHNTIAQEIENAKKDLHNSTLELVAEATGKVLGEKIDAKKDTKLISEALEEAK is encoded by the coding sequence GTGGAGAAAATATTAACACAATTTGCCAATTCTGGCGCATCGGAAAAAGCTGGTTTGTTTGATTCGCTGGGTATTGATTGGGCTCTGTTGGCTTTTCAGACAGTAGCGTTTCTAATTCTGCTGTTTGTTTTGCGTAAATTTGTCTATCCGCCAATGATGGAAATGCTCGTCAAGCGAGAAAAAGACTTGAAAGCGGCTGACGCGGCGGCAAAATCTGCCAAGGAAAATGCCGACCGAGCTGAAGAAATGACTGCCGAAATGATGCGAAAAGCACGAGCGCAAGCTAGCGACATCGTGGCGTCTGCTCGAGAAGAAGCGACCGAAGTCGTTGAAGAAGCGGCTAAAAAAGCGACTGCCAAATCTGAAGCTTTGATTAAAGAAGCGCATAATACGATTGCTCAAGAAATTGAAAACGCTAAGAAAGATCTGCACAATTCGACATTAGAGTTGGTAGCTGAAGCGACTGGCAAGGTTTTGGGCGAGAAAATTGATGCGAAGAAAGATACAAAGCTGATTTCGGAAGCGCTTGAGGAGGCTAAATAG
- a CDS encoding F0F1 ATP synthase subunit delta — translation MKSVSRRKLAKYAAEQILAGNDAVLEEIAGLLIYEKHEREVDLLVRDIEAELAERGEIVASVESARALDDSTRRKIEQFLASAASDKNSKPKVSLRESIDPTLIGGFKLQTPTATLDATVSKKLNDLRAKKI, via the coding sequence ATGAAGTCGGTGTCCAGGAGAAAGTTGGCAAAGTATGCAGCTGAACAGATTTTAGCTGGCAATGACGCTGTGTTGGAAGAAATTGCCGGTCTTTTGATTTATGAAAAGCACGAACGTGAAGTTGATTTGTTGGTGCGAGATATTGAGGCTGAATTGGCCGAGCGTGGTGAAATTGTAGCGTCGGTCGAGAGTGCGAGAGCGCTTGACGACAGTACAAGGCGTAAAATAGAGCAATTTCTGGCGTCTGCGGCGAGCGATAAAAATAGCAAGCCAAAAGTGTCGCTAAGAGAATCAATTGACCCGACGTTGATTGGTGGATTTAAGCTACAAACGCCGACCGCAACACTGGACGCAACGGTTTCGAAGAAGTTAAACGACTTGCGGGCGAAGAAAATCTAG
- the atpA gene encoding F0F1 ATP synthase subunit alpha, translating to MSKIDVTELAKSLREKIAQLEATEGLEDAGVVIRVGDGVAWVHGLSSAGYSEVLEIETDDDTVEAFALNLMEDEIGAVILGGEDKVKAGASVRRKGSVLDVPVGEELLGRVVDPLGRPLDDGPAIKTKKRGLIERPAIGVMGRKSVHEPLMTGIMSIDAMFPIGRGQRELIIGDRQTGKTAIAIDTMINQARQKTGVVNVYVAIGQKLSKIARLVDRLKEEGVMDQTIIVATSPSDAASLLYLAPYAGTAMGEYFRDNGGHALTIYDDLTKHAVAYRQMSLLLRRPPGREAYPGDVFYLHSRLLERSAKLSDKLGAGSLTALPIIETQAGDISAYIPTNVISITDGQIFLETDLFYQGIRPAISAGLSVSRVGGAAQTKAVKSVGGNLKLGLSQFRELASFAQFGSDLDDATKAQIDRGQRLTELLKQPQYQPMSVWEQFVSIHAVTSGMFDDVPVAKIKDAQSALLTYLWKNSKDAMRELNKGDKPSDEQLKLIDEATKEIAKGFEE from the coding sequence ATGAGCAAGATTGATGTGACAGAATTAGCCAAAAGCCTGCGGGAAAAAATCGCGCAGCTGGAGGCGACGGAAGGTTTGGAAGATGCTGGCGTGGTTATTCGCGTTGGTGACGGCGTGGCTTGGGTGCATGGTCTAAGTAGCGCTGGCTATAGTGAAGTGCTAGAAATTGAAACTGATGACGACACGGTTGAAGCATTTGCTCTGAACTTGATGGAAGATGAAATTGGCGCGGTGATTCTTGGCGGTGAAGATAAGGTCAAGGCTGGCGCTAGCGTTCGTCGTAAGGGTTCGGTGCTAGACGTTCCTGTCGGCGAAGAGCTGTTGGGGCGAGTGGTTGATCCGCTAGGTCGGCCTCTTGACGACGGTCCAGCGATTAAAACGAAGAAACGTGGTTTAATTGAGCGTCCTGCTATTGGCGTGATGGGTCGTAAGTCGGTTCACGAACCTCTGATGACCGGTATTATGTCGATCGATGCTATGTTCCCGATCGGTCGTGGTCAGCGTGAGCTTATTATCGGCGACCGTCAAACTGGTAAGACGGCAATTGCTATTGATACGATGATCAACCAGGCGCGTCAAAAGACTGGCGTGGTAAATGTTTATGTGGCGATTGGTCAGAAATTGTCGAAGATCGCCAGGTTGGTCGACCGATTGAAAGAAGAAGGCGTGATGGATCAGACGATTATCGTCGCAACCAGCCCGTCCGACGCAGCCTCTCTGCTTTATTTGGCGCCTTACGCTGGTACTGCTATGGGAGAATACTTCCGAGATAACGGCGGTCACGCATTGACGATTTATGACGATTTGACCAAGCACGCGGTGGCTTATCGACAGATGTCGCTATTGTTGCGCCGTCCACCAGGACGCGAAGCTTATCCAGGTGATGTCTTCTATTTGCACTCGCGCTTGTTGGAGCGTTCGGCCAAATTGTCAGATAAACTTGGCGCGGGAAGCTTGACGGCTCTGCCAATCATCGAAACGCAGGCTGGCGACATTTCCGCTTACATTCCGACCAACGTGATTTCCATTACTGACGGTCAGATTTTCCTGGAAACCGACTTGTTCTATCAAGGCATTCGCCCAGCCATCTCAGCCGGTCTATCAGTTTCTCGTGTTGGTGGCGCAGCTCAGACGAAAGCCGTTAAATCTGTCGGCGGAAACTTGAAGCTCGGTCTTTCTCAGTTCCGCGAATTGGCATCATTTGCTCAATTCGGCTCAGATCTTGACGACGCGACAAAAGCTCAAATTGACCGCGGTCAGCGACTCACTGAACTTCTGAAGCAGCCACAATATCAGCCAATGAGCGTCTGGGAGCAATTTGTCAGCATTCACGCTGTGACTAGCGGTATGTTTGACGATGTTCCAGTTGCAAAGATTAAAGACGCGCAGTCTGCCCTATTGACTTATCTCTGGAAAAATTCTAAAGATGCTATGCGTGAGTTAAACAAGGGCGACAAACCTTCGGATGAGCAATTGAAATTGATTGATGAAGCTACGAAAGAAATAGCGAAAGGATTTGAGGAGTAA
- the atpG gene encoding ATP synthase F1 subunit gamma, which yields MPSTRALKNRIRSVDSTKQITKAMQLVAASKMRRAQEADKASAPYTMAAEELLSYLASQGATDNHPLFARRKINKRLIIVVASDKGLAGAYNTNVLKKYLELLKRDDERGIENLTLTIGRRASQFATRLKDTKIIGTYEDLPDQPSGLTFHTILNTAVNMFENGEVDAVTLVYTRFVNSMVQTAELDRLLPAGTKILVDPSEVSNTISDAKYEPSIPEVLDAVAYRLVGARLLQALLDARASEHSMRMMAMKNATDNASDLVDDLTLAMNKARQGAITQELAEISGGVEAMEQ from the coding sequence ATGCCGAGCACTCGCGCGCTGAAAAATCGCATTCGTTCGGTGGACTCGACTAAGCAGATCACCAAGGCTATGCAATTGGTGGCGGCTAGTAAAATGCGTCGGGCTCAAGAGGCGGACAAAGCTTCTGCGCCGTACACAATGGCAGCGGAAGAATTATTGTCTTATTTGGCTAGCCAAGGCGCAACCGACAATCATCCGCTGTTCGCCAGGCGAAAGATAAATAAGCGATTGATTATCGTGGTGGCTAGCGACAAGGGTTTGGCTGGCGCATACAACACCAACGTTTTGAAGAAGTATTTGGAGCTGTTAAAGCGTGATGACGAGCGCGGAATTGAGAACTTGACTTTGACGATTGGTCGGCGAGCTTCGCAATTCGCAACGCGCCTTAAAGATACGAAAATCATCGGTACGTATGAAGATTTGCCAGATCAGCCGTCTGGATTGACGTTTCACACGATTTTGAATACGGCAGTAAATATGTTTGAGAATGGCGAAGTTGATGCAGTTACGCTTGTTTATACGCGTTTTGTCAATAGCATGGTTCAGACTGCAGAATTAGACAGATTGTTGCCAGCAGGAACGAAAATCTTGGTTGATCCGAGTGAAGTTTCTAACACGATTTCTGACGCCAAATATGAGCCGAGCATCCCAGAAGTTTTGGACGCGGTAGCGTATCGTTTGGTCGGTGCGCGACTGTTACAGGCGTTACTTGACGCTCGCGCCAGTGAACATTCTATGCGTATGATGGCGATGAAGAATGCTACGGATAATGCCAGTGATTTGGTTGACGATTTGACGCTAGCTATGAATAAAGCTCGTCAAGGGGCGATTACTCAGGAACTTGCTGAAATTTCTGGTGGCGTGGAGGCGATGGAACAATGA
- the atpD gene encoding F0F1 ATP synthase subunit beta: MAKDLGKIIQIVGVVVDVEFPRDVELPAIYDALHVKNGKETLVLEVAQHLDEHTVRAIALSSTDGLSRGAEVVATGAPISVPVGAETQGRMFNVVGEAIDEKPQPKGKTAPIHRPAPALSEQSNKTEILETGIKVVDLIAPLAKGGKAGLFAGAGVGKTVLITELINNIAKFHSGNSVFAGVGERTREGNDLYYEMEEAGVLDKTSLVFGQMNEPPGARLRVALSGLAMAEAFRDEGKDVLLFIDNIYRYTQAGAEVSALLGRLPSAVGYQPNLQQEMGALQERITSTKKGSITSVQAVYVPADDLTDPAPATTFAHLDATIVMNRSLTEIGIYPAVDVLDSSSNSLDPEIVGEEHYRVAREVQRILQQYKELQDIIAILGMEELSDDQKQIVARARRIQRFLAQPFHVAEKFTGNPGVYVKLEDTIRDASDILAGKYDDKPESWFYMVQGTLADQVARDAEAESAEAKKHSEKKAK, encoded by the coding sequence ATGGCAAAAGATTTAGGTAAAATTATTCAGATCGTTGGCGTGGTCGTTGATGTGGAATTTCCACGAGACGTTGAACTTCCAGCGATTTACGATGCGTTGCATGTTAAGAACGGCAAAGAGACGCTGGTTTTGGAAGTAGCGCAGCACTTGGACGAGCACACTGTTCGAGCAATTGCCCTATCATCAACGGATGGATTGAGCCGTGGTGCAGAAGTTGTTGCGACTGGTGCGCCAATTTCCGTTCCAGTCGGCGCGGAAACTCAAGGGCGAATGTTCAATGTTGTTGGTGAAGCGATTGACGAAAAGCCGCAACCAAAGGGAAAAACTGCGCCAATTCACCGCCCTGCTCCAGCGCTTTCTGAGCAGTCAAATAAGACTGAGATTCTGGAAACTGGTATTAAGGTTGTTGACTTGATTGCGCCGCTTGCTAAGGGTGGAAAAGCTGGCTTGTTTGCTGGTGCTGGTGTTGGTAAAACGGTTCTTATTACTGAGTTGATTAACAATATCGCTAAGTTCCACTCTGGAAACTCTGTTTTCGCCGGTGTTGGTGAGCGAACTCGTGAAGGTAACGACCTTTACTACGAAATGGAAGAAGCTGGCGTTTTGGACAAGACTTCGCTGGTCTTTGGGCAAATGAACGAGCCGCCTGGAGCACGTTTGCGCGTGGCGTTGTCGGGTCTGGCTATGGCCGAGGCTTTCCGCGACGAAGGTAAAGATGTCTTGCTGTTTATCGACAATATTTATCGCTATACTCAGGCTGGTGCCGAGGTGTCGGCATTGCTTGGTCGTTTGCCAAGCGCGGTTGGTTATCAGCCGAACCTTCAGCAGGAAATGGGTGCCTTGCAAGAGCGCATTACTTCAACAAAGAAGGGTTCGATTACCTCTGTTCAGGCTGTCTATGTGCCAGCTGACGACTTGACCGACCCAGCTCCTGCCACGACCTTTGCTCACCTTGACGCTACGATCGTGATGAATCGTTCATTGACGGAAATTGGTATTTATCCAGCGGTTGACGTTTTGGACTCCAGCTCAAACTCGCTTGATCCAGAAATTGTCGGCGAAGAACATTACCGTGTGGCGCGTGAGGTTCAGCGAATTTTGCAGCAATACAAAGAGCTTCAGGATATTATCGCTATTTTGGGTATGGAAGAATTGTCGGACGATCAGAAGCAGATTGTTGCTCGTGCTCGTCGTATTCAGCGATTCTTGGCACAGCCGTTCCACGTGGCTGAGAAATTTACCGGGAACCCAGGTGTTTACGTTAAATTGGAAGATACAATTCGTGACGCTTCCGATATCTTGGCTGGTAAATATGACGATAAACCTGAGAGTTGGTTCTATATGGTCCAGGGTACGCTGGCTGATCAAGTTGCTCGCGACGCTGAAGCTGAATCTGCCGAGGCTAAAAAACATTCTGAAAAGAAAGCTAAATAG
- the atpC gene encoding ATP synthase F1 subunit epsilon: MKLSLVTLIGTKVDEEVYSVSIPTTDGEISVFPSHEPLVTIARDGVITVRRHKEDSDNQLEYFAISGGVVKIDYSSVQILVDEADHGDDIIEAETQKALERAIKARDEAGDQVEREKAKQLIDRHMVRLKVADLHRRKRRR; encoded by the coding sequence ATGAAATTGTCATTAGTCACACTTATCGGTACGAAGGTTGACGAAGAAGTTTATTCGGTGTCAATTCCGACTACTGACGGCGAAATTTCCGTTTTCCCAAGCCATGAGCCGCTAGTGACGATTGCACGGGACGGCGTAATTACCGTGCGTCGACATAAAGAAGATTCCGATAATCAGTTGGAGTATTTCGCAATCTCTGGTGGCGTGGTAAAAATTGATTATTCGTCGGTGCAAATTTTGGTTGATGAAGCTGATCACGGCGATGACATCATCGAGGCGGAAACTCAGAAGGCTCTGGAGCGTGCTATTAAGGCGCGTGATGAGGCTGGCGATCAAGTTGAGCGTGAGAAGGCCAAGCAGCTTATCGATCGTCATATGGTGCGCTTGAAGGTTGCTGATCTTCATAGGCGTAAGCGACGACGCTAA
- a CDS encoding tRNA dihydrouridine synthase — translation MTSFWNDLPQPFFILAPMEAVTDVVFRHVVKQAGAPDIFFTEFANATGWVHAGDKAIAGRLIKTDDEQPLIAQIWGGEPGDMEAFAKHCAELGFNGIDINMGCPAKSAIKSGGAALIRRPDIAIAAIDAAKKSGLPVSVKTRLGYTYVDEWREWLTTILRQDIVNLTIHLRTKKEMSKVAAHYELIDEIVKLRDEIAPQTLLTINGDIRDREHGLEITRKHPGVNGIMIGRGVFSDPFCFRESKTDADNHKEELLTLLNYHLDLFDSYQPILGRPFETLKRFFKIYIRDFDGAKELREKLMHTTTTDEVRLAIANIRDL, via the coding sequence ATGACATCGTTTTGGAATGATTTACCGCAGCCATTTTTCATATTGGCACCAATGGAAGCCGTCACTGACGTCGTGTTTCGTCATGTCGTGAAACAGGCTGGCGCACCAGATATATTTTTCACTGAGTTCGCAAATGCTACCGGCTGGGTTCACGCTGGCGACAAAGCCATAGCTGGGCGATTAATTAAAACCGACGATGAGCAGCCACTAATTGCGCAAATTTGGGGTGGCGAGCCAGGAGATATGGAAGCTTTTGCTAAGCACTGCGCGGAACTTGGTTTTAACGGAATTGATATCAATATGGGTTGTCCCGCCAAATCTGCCATTAAAAGCGGTGGCGCGGCTCTGATTCGCCGACCCGACATAGCGATAGCTGCAATTGACGCCGCCAAAAAATCTGGATTGCCAGTTAGTGTAAAAACCCGTCTGGGCTATACTTATGTCGACGAGTGGCGCGAGTGGCTTACGACAATTCTCAGACAAGACATCGTGAACTTGACGATTCATCTGCGTACAAAAAAAGAGATGAGCAAAGTTGCGGCGCATTATGAATTGATTGACGAGATTGTTAAGCTGCGCGATGAAATTGCCCCACAAACTCTTTTGACTATCAACGGCGACATTCGCGACAGAGAACATGGCTTGGAAATTACCAGAAAGCATCCCGGCGTGAATGGAATTATGATTGGGCGAGGCGTTTTCAGTGATCCGTTCTGCTTCCGTGAATCGAAAACTGACGCAGATAATCACAAAGAAGAACTATTGACGCTTCTTAATTATCACTTGGATTTATTTGATTCTTACCAGCCGATTTTAGGGCGACCTTTTGAAACTCTAAAACGTTTTTTCAAGATTTATATTCGCGATTTTGACGGCGCAAAGGAACTTCGAGAGAAATTAATGCACACCACGACGACCGATGAAGTCCGCCTAGCTATTGCAAATATCCGTGATTTATGA